A single genomic interval of Cyprinus carpio isolate SPL01 chromosome B24, ASM1834038v1, whole genome shotgun sequence harbors:
- the LOC109050108 gene encoding E3 ubiquitin-protein ligase TRIM21-like, with protein sequence MSSSTPLLSKELFQCSVCLDVFTHPVSLPCGHTFCQSCILAQWTASGSSHCPKCSTVFQETPELRENSFAREMAEQIRKQKGQRSSEYRPVASDNVLCDMCPLEKASRAVKSCLVCVASYCEVHVTSHTSRFTKHTLVQPQRMDKRICRIHERPLELYCRYDQSAVCVLCMNTEHSTHHTIPVEREWAERKTQLLKTQSDLKRMIMERWSKVEELRHSMKLNKENTEREMAYSVEVFTALQQFIEKSQSKLLRTMKHTQKTEEKRVGSLIKELEMEIAKLNARNSELEKLSCSEDHLLLIQAFRSPSEVPQCKSWTQVSVHTHQGLEVLRETLNAAEELLKTQIYTVTKRELEAISEYAVDMTLDPDTANPWLVVSADRKCVTDGNEERSVPNNAERFDTAPCVLSREPISRGRTYWEVGVSDKTAWDLGVARRSVNRKGLVTLSPQDGYWAVCLRGGSEYRACDRESVLLSLKTLPQRIGIYVDYEKGQVSFYDTSACTHIYSFTGQCFTESLLAYFNPDMNDTGNNNAPLVIQPVSTDNGDQTYDIVTI encoded by the exons ATGTCATCCTCAACCCCACTTCTGTCTAAGGAGTTGTTCCAGTGCTCAGTTTGTCTAGATGTTTTCACCCATCCTGTGTCGCTCCCATGTGGCCATACGTTTTGCCAGTCATGTATCCTTGCACAGTGGACAGCATCTGGCTCCTCCCATTGCCCCAAATGCTCCACAGTTTTCCAGGAAACACCAGAGCTCCGCGAAAATTCTTTTGCCCGTGAGATGGCCGAGCAAATCCGCAAGCAGAAGGGTCAGAGGTCGTCAGAGTATCGTCCAGTTGCATCAGACAACGTTTTATGTGACATGTGCCCATTAGAGAAAGCGTCCCGTGCTGTAAAATCATGCCTGGTGTGTGTGGCATCATACTGTGAGGTTCATGTGACTTCCCACACCTCCAGGTTCACCAAGCACACGCTGGTGCAGCCGCAGCGGATGGACAAGCGAATCTGCAGGATACACGAAAGACCCTTGGAGCTTTACTGCAGATATGACCAGTCTGCTGTTTGTGTGCTGTGCATGAATACAGAACACAGCACACACCACACAATACCAGTGGAGAGAGAATGGGCAGAGAGAAAG ACTCAGTTATTAAAGACACAGTCTGACCTGAAGCGGATGATTATGGAGAGATGGAGTAAAGTTGAGGAACTCAGACACTCTATGAAACTTAATAAA GAGAACACAGAAAGGGAGATGGCATACAGTGTTGAGGTCTTCACTGCCCTGCAGCAGTTTATTGAGAAGAGCCAGTCTAAGCTGCTCAGGACAATGAAACACACGCAGAAAACTGAAGAGAAACGTGTAGGGAGCCTCATTAAAGAGCTGGAGATGGAGATCGCTAAACTGAACGCTAGAAACTCTGAACTGGAAAAGCTGTCATGTTCTGAAGACCACCTCCTCCTTATACAG GCTTTCCGTAGCCCAAGTGAGGTGCCTCAGTGTAAAAGTTGGACTCAGGTCAGTGTGCACACCCATCAGGGTCTGGAGGTGCTCAGAGAAACCCTGAATGCTGCAGAAGAACTactgaaaacacaaatatacactgtCACAAAGAGAG aaCTTGAGGCAATATCCGAGTATGCag TGGATATGACCCTTGACCCTGACACAGCAAACCCCTGGTTGGTGGTGTCTGCAGACAGAAAGTGTGTGACTGACGGCAATGAAGAACGCAGCGTTCCAAACAATGCCGAACGTTTTGACACAGCACCATGTGTCCTGTCCAGAGAGCCCATCTCAAGGGGAAGGACTTATTGGGAAGTTGGAGTCTCAGATAAGACAGCATGGGACTTGGGAGTGGCCAGGAGATCTGTCAACAGGAAGGGTTTGGTGACACTGAGCCCACAGGATGGTTACTGGGCAGTTTGTCTGAGAGGGGGCAGCGAATACAGGGCCTGTGATCGTGAATCAGTGCTTCTGTCACTAAAAACTCTTCCACAGAGAATTGGTATATATGTGGATTATGAAAAAGGTCAAGTATCATTTTACGATACGAGTGCATGCACACATATCTACTCATTCACTGGACAGTGCTTTACCGAGAGCCTACTGGCTTACTTCAACCCTGACATGAATGACACAGGAAATAACAATGCCCCACTGGTTATACAACCTGTCAGTACTGATAATGGGGATCAGACATACGATATTGTAACAATATGA
- the rpgrip1 gene encoding LOW QUALITY PROTEIN: protein fantom (The sequence of the model RefSeq protein was modified relative to this genomic sequence to represent the inferred CDS: inserted 1 base in 1 codon; substituted 2 bases at 2 genomic stop codons), protein MSLAVDETAGDLPVRDEGLRAGLITVLTDTDQDTRNWRRPPQVLKIKDRQRLFRIPREQLEDQCLHLQEENTLLKQHSRTQEQKLRRLSTKLLRLKQGPSSAGRDGELEDTIQELEARVATLESQRRALQSKLSLAKQHILDLGIRTHNRPRTGRGVDGDGGVRRAAQTAPARYGISSLEDTRGEIDRLLALLSRSTIIENQQGRVAELELSAQSLRESLRDKDKEIEGIVKDLRKQQADGHRLIIKDNVDVIRLQKQLCEKSTSLLVLQEKFAALQEAYENQLEEGAKVFXEREGELLWGVWGMCVMLXQEKQRVLTLEGQLNAATLSLQALGELQERVSDLEGERNLLKNSYDSLLECTMSVQNHQEGQHEKKDKRSEQFKDESWREDVRRLEERLEEERKEKKMLEQEKEQLRQESDRFQKEKERDRDMVMFLREKHDCLEQEVLQHRQEVTSLQEKLDSVTKEFDMSVEDLSETLLQIKAFRMQRETQGMMCFLKTDEKIEETSKDLTAVQASYAETVLELQKTRDLLLLQHRLNADLQNEMKTVVEKFEREREENRRRAGEKDKLLKSRSLQISNLQAQLKDIAYSPRNYKQTIPLQYTWTGLEQESVKPAAEGAIITQLRGGESLLEIHLTGATFTPLGLRLMGQGTGDHQGVATFCTYGFLDFETLSTSLISGGQPNYGFTSQYALTESDLEKLRVQGGSITVELHQALGGVQFMTRGRARISLMGALQRTGERMNNRTNITGAEGEIIGILEFWVCLHPQVELTEPQMEKATSRAAIRHTRGSEWAHGEPEEIYDYGVGIPNELEVVLERCVGLSTRWPGLLPDAYLTYRLYDLPPHSTPIIQCCVDPVFGDSASYPLAVTTDLLEYLNVGSLWVYVFDDSERQTASTYLAKTPIPLRALAAGRPIRGDYVLRDPAGSPRGMVRATLRWKYPFQSPEAPSRQREGVEKERMVPSTEVSQRPIAKPRSQLRPPPEHGARGTDTHPSTPIRSPQRGSIILPSPSIQVTEPTSYYQKTPSSLAQPSRSVRRKQHRTAALHVQDKLKPTTAPYLSPAMSIKSHKSNRVMDFRPSASVPSTPRSQRSNRSDSSQQIKMEEEQEYEDQEDETEDRTQNDIDALQSDESRDSNGSDVIIIPHPPKPHKKGDRLSVEILSLSFNRSSSVALDQSVHQVYVEYRLLGIPMETTETPMSLRKPTDGEEIHYNFTRVIHVDSMEAAPLRHYLYTMLEGTDPNQGRLKFTVVSEPMNEQEECKDVGYAYLDLQELLLTGNDIIEEQINVVSADEEQDVVGKLKVSVEAAQALTGIYQEYHQIVKREREEPGNSTENEEEEESXIQKRLHVLDFEVDEDTDFY, encoded by the exons ATGTCACTGGCAGTGGACGAGACAGCAGGTGACCTCCCAGTGAGGGATGAGGGCTTGAGAGCAGGGCTGATAACTGTTCTCACAG ataCAGATCAAGACACCAGAAACTGGAGAAGACCACCACAGGTGCTCAAAATAAAGG ATCGCCAGCGATTGTTCAGAATACCACGCGAgcagctggaggaccaatgtcTCCACCTACAAGAGGAGAACACACTTCTCAAACAACATAGCCGCACACAAGAGCAAAAACTACGCAG GTTGTCAACAAAACTGCTGCGATTAAAGCAAGGCCCTTCGTCTGCTGGGAGGGATGGAGAGCTGGAGGACACTATTCAAGAGCTAGAGGCTCGTGTAGCTACTCTAGAGAGTCAGAGGAGGGCGCTGCAGAGCAAACTCAGTTTAGCCAAGCAACACATCTTAGACCTGGGCATCAGGACACATAACAGGCCACGAACAG GACGAGGTGTGGATGGGGACGGAGGGGTCAGACGAGCTGCCCAAACTGCTCCTGCCCGCTATGGCATCAGTTCACTGGAAGACACCAGAGGAGAGATAGACAGATT ACTTGCATTACTCAG cagatctACCATCATAGAAAATCAGCAAGGGAGGGTAGCAGAGCTGGAGCTGTCTGCTCAGTCTCTTAGAGAATCACTCAGAGACAAAGATAAAGAAATTGAAGGTATTGTGAAAGACCTGCGCAAACAACAAGCTGATGGACACAG ACTCATTATAAAAGATAATGTAGATGTGATAAGGTTGCAGAAGCAGCTTTGTGAAAAGAGCACCTCCCTTCTGGTCCTTCAGGAAAAGTTTGCTGCTCTTCAGGAG GCTTATGAGAACCAGCTGGAGGAG ggggcaAAGGTTTTTTAAGAGAGAGAAGGGGAGCTGTTGTGGGGGGTGTGGGGGATGTGTGTGATGTTGTGACAGGAGAAGCAGAGAGTGCTGACACTTGAGGGCCAGCTCAATGCTGCCACACTTTCACTGCAAGCTCTGGGGGAG CTTCAGGAGAGGGTTTCAGACCTGGAGGGGGAGAGGAACCTCCTTAAGAATAGCTATGATTCGCTTCTGGAGTG CACTATGTCTGTTCAGAACCATCAAGAAGGACAGCATgagaagaaagacaaaagaaGTGAACAATTTAAAGACGAGAGTTGGAGAGAGGATGTACGGAGGCTTGAAGAAAGACTGgaggaagaaaggaaagaaaagaaaatgctggAGCAGGAGAAGGAACAGCTGAGACAAGAGAGTGACCGGTTTCAGAAGGAGAAGGAGCGAGATAGAG ATATGGTTATGTTCCTCAGAGAAAAACATGACTGCTTGGAGCAAGAAGTCCTGCAGCACAGACAGGAAGTCACATCTTTGCAAGAAAAACTGGACTCTGTTACAAAA GAGTTTGATATGAGTGTGGAAGATCTGAGTGAGACTCTGCTGCAGATTAAG GCCTTTAGAATGCAGCGGGAGACTCAAGGGATGATGTGTTTCTTGAAAACAGACGAGAAGATAGAGGAAACATCAAAGGATTTGACTGCAGTACAGGCTTCATATGCAGAAACTGTTTTGGAACTCCAGAAAACAAGGGATTTATTATTACTGCAGCATCGACTAAATGCTGACCTTCAG AACGAGATGAAGACAGTTGTGGAAAaatttgagagagagagggaggagaataGAAGGAGGGCAGGTGAAAAAGACAAATTGCTGAAAAGCAGAAGCCTTCAAATCAGCAATTTACAAG CTCAGCTCAAAGACATAGCGTACAGCCCTAGAAACTATAAGCAGACCATACCCCTGCAGTACACCTGGACAGGGCTGGAACAAGAGTCAGTCAAGCCTGCTGCAGAGGGCGCCATAATCACACAGCTGCGTGGAGGAGAATCTCTTCTGGAGATCCATTTAACAGGAGCCACCTTTACACCTCTTGGATTGAGACTCATGGGACAAGGCACAGGTGATCACCAAGGGGTTGCAACATTTTGCACCTATGGGTTCCTCGACTTTGAAACCCTCTCAACTTCATTAATATCAGGTGGACAGCCAAATTATGGCTTCACCTCGCAATATGCCCTCACTGAGTCCGACCTGGAGAAGCTCAGGGTTCAGGGTGGGTCCATCACTGTTGAACTGCACCAGGCACTTGGAGGGGTACAATTTATGACCCGTGGGAGAGCGAGGATTTCTCTAATGGGAGCTCTACAGCGTACGGGTGAACGAATGAATAACAGAACCAACATCACAG GAGCTGAAGGGGAAATCATAGGAATCCTTGAGTTTTGGGTGTGTTTACACCCTCAGGTGGAACTCACAGAACCTCAAATGGAAAAAGCCACAAGTAGAGCAGCTATAAGACACACCAGAGGTTCAGAATGGGCTCATGGAGAGCCAGAG gaaATATATGATTATGGCGTAGGGATACCCAATGAACTTGAGGTGGTACTGGAGCGCTGTGTGGGCCTCAGCACCCGCTGGCCAGGACTACTCCCTGATGCATACTTAACATATCGCCTTTATGACCTACCACCTCATTCTACACCCATAATTCAATGCTGTGTGGATCCTGTCTTTGGAGACTCAGCGAGCTATCCATTAGCTGTAACCACAGATTTATTAGAATACCTGAATGTGGGCAGTCTGTGGGTGTATGTGTTTGATGACAGCGAACGTCAGACTGCTTCCACATATTTGGCAAAGACACCAATCCCACTACGAGCCCTTGCAGCAGGCAGACCAATCAGAG GTGATTATGTGCTTAGAGACCCTGCTGGCAGTCCAAGAGGAATGGTGAGGGCCACTCTCAGGTGGAAATACCCTTTCCAGTCACCTGAGGCACCCTCAAGACAAAGAGAAGgagtagagaaagagagaatggtTCCCAGTACTGAGGTTTCACAGAGACCCATTGCAAAGCCCAGG TCTCAGCTTCGGCCTCCACCAGAACATGGAGCCAGGGGCACTGACACTCACCCATCCACACCCATTAGAAGCCCCCAAAGAGGTTCAATCATACTTCCATCGCCATCCATTCAGGTCACTGAACCCACGTCTTATTATCAGAAAACTCCATCTAGTTTGGCTCAACCTTCAAGATCGGTTAGACGGAAGCAACACCGCACTGCAGCATTGCACGTTCAGGACAAACTAAAACCCACAACGGCACCTTACCTGAGTCCTGCCATGTCTATTAAGTCACATAAATCTAATCGAGTTATGGACTTCAGACCATCGGCCTCAGTGCCGAGCACCCCTCGCAGCCAAAGGAGCAATCGAAGCGACTCCTCACAG CAAATTAAAATGGAGGAGGAACAGGAATATGAAGATCAGGAAGATGAAACTGAAGACAGAA CTCAAAATGACATAGATGCCCTTCAGTCTGATGAATCAAGAGATTCAAATGGAAGTGATGTCATCATAATTCCTCACCCACCAAAACCACATAAAAAG GGAGACAGACTCAGTGTGGAAATCCTGTCACTTTCTTTTAACCGCTCTTCCAGTGTTGCACTTGACCAATCAGTGCATCAGGTATATGTAGAGTACCGCCTTCTAGGTATTCCCATGGAGACAACAGAAACACCCATGTCCCTGCGTAAACCAACAGACGGGGAGGAAATACATTATAACTTTACACGAG TTATCCATGTGGATAGCATGGAAGCAGCTCCCTTGAGACATTACCTCTACACCATGCTGGAAGGTACAGACCCCAACCAGGGCAG GTTAAAGTTCACAGTAGTCAGTGAGCCCATGAACGAGCAAGAAGAATGTAAAGATGTAGGCTATGCCTACTTGGATTTACAAGAACTTCTGCTGACTGGAAATGATATTATTGAAGAACAAATCAATG ttGTTAGTGCGGATGAAGAACAGGATGTGGTGGGAAAACTGAAAGTATCTGTAGAGGCTGCACAGGCTCTGACTGGAATCTATCAGGAATATCATCAGATTGTGAAAAGGGAGAGAGAAGAACCCGGAAACAGCACAGagaatgaggaggaggaggaaa ggatacaaaaaagattgcatgtgCTTGATTTTGAAGTTGATGAAGACACTGATTTTTACTGA
- the LOC109050109 gene encoding ferritin, lower subunit-like gives MSLVKQNLHPNNEANINKLINLKLTASYVYLSLGMYFDRDDVALPNFSKFFLERSLKERDQTEHLLEYQNTRGGRILLQTVAKPSRDDWKGGLDAIKFSLDHQKSLNRSLLEFHKAAGENSDPHLCDFLESSFFTDSHDTIKTLGDYASNLSHLITSDPHGKMGEYLFDKHTL, from the exons ATGTCTCTAGTCAAGCAGAACCTCCACCCGAATAATGAAGCAAACATCAATAAACTGATCAACCTCAAACTGACGGCTTCATATGTGTATCTCTCCCTG GGAATGTATTTTGACAGAGATGATGTGGCTCTGCCCAACTTCTCAAAGTTTTTCCTGGAGCGTTCACTGAAGGAGAGGGATCAGACGGAGCACCTGCTGGAGTATCAAAACACAAGAGGAGGACGAATCCTTCTCCAGACCGTTGCG AAGCCCAGTCGTGATGATTGGAAAGGCGGTTTGGATGCTATCAAGTTTTCTCTGGACCATCAGAAATCTCTTAACCGATCCCTGCTGGAGTTCCATAAAGCAGCTGGAGAAAACTCTGACCCTCAT CTGTGTGACTTCCTAGAGAGCAGCTTCTTTACTGACAGTCATGACACCATTAAGACGCTGGGTGACTACGCTAGTAACCTGAGTCACCTCATCACTTCTGACCCGCACGGCAAAATGGGAGAGTACCTGTTTGACAAGCACACTCTCTGA